In Clupea harengus chromosome 1, Ch_v2.0.2, whole genome shotgun sequence, one DNA window encodes the following:
- the LOC116224405 gene encoding uncharacterized protein LOC116224405 isoform X1: MLLIDLRRFISHGQSTRAEGSVTQEDNYFQFEDFIRFIMDHFVLEASRNLLERLVNAPSRLRLLHASRMRTQALEMPFLPQVFVLERGPVIKLLTTAISKNVANLLHDAVDIMARKRALLESDTDTEAVSVSEYSISESDTSVSTSRLPEDNLRSQDCGGHSGTLCPGQGGSVLAKRGVTETLISSSSSSRNSSCSSITSEMSRPHSTSTCSVKDLPTERPHVSSSSLSTRPEEAVATLAMSSHEDSANMKSSRGEDKQRRKRIFTIHWKSKRSIAPSPVVEKPVTHSPERTRRPSLSSRLASGICRLFCCCGKGQD, translated from the exons ATGCTACTGATCGACTTGAGGAGGTTTATTTCACACGGGCAATCCACCAGGGCAGAGGGAAGTGTCACCCAGGAGGACAACTACTTTCAATTTGAGGACTTCATTAGATTTATTATGGATCACTTTGTCCTTGAGGCATCCAGAAACCTACTTGAGAGACTCGTAAATGCTCCAAGTCGCTTACGGTTGCTGCATGCATCCAGAATGAGGACACAAGCATTAGAGATGCCCTTCCTTCCACAG GTGTTTGTGCTAGAGAGAGGGCCAGTCATAAAGCTGCTCACCACAGCCATCTCCAAAAACGTGGCTAACTTACTTCATGACGCCGTGGACATAATGGCCAGAAAGAGAG CCTTGTTAGAgtctgacacagacactgagGCCGTCTCAGTCTCAGAGTACTCCATCTCAGAGTCAGACACCTCAGTGTCCACTTCCCGCCTGCCTGAGGACAACCTCCGGTCCCAGGACTGTGGTGGACACAGTGGGACTCTGTGCCCTGGACAAGGGGGCAGTGTTCTGGCAAAGAGAGGAGTCACTGAAACCCTgatcagctccagcagcagcagcagaaacagtAGCTGCAGCAGTATCACTAGTGAGATGAGTAGGCCTCACAGTACCTCCACCTGCTCTGTGAAAGATCTTCCTACTGAGAGACCACATGTGTCCTCCTCCAGCCTTTCCACCAGGCCAGAGGAGGCTGTTGCAACTCTAGCCATGAGCTCCCACGAG GACTCAGCAAATATGAAGTCCTCAAGAGGAGAGGATAAACAGCGGAGAAAAAGGATCTTTACAATCCACTGGAAATCTAAA AGATCTATAGCTCCATCGCCAG TGGTGGAGAAGCCTGTTACCCATTCCCCAGAGAGGACCAGGAGGCCATCGCTGTCATCACGCTTAGCCTCTGGCATCTGCAGACTCTTTTGCTGCTGTGGTAAAGGTCAGGATTGA